Sequence from the uncultured Draconibacterium sp. genome:
CCAATAAAAATACTGATGAGGTATTTTCCAATAAAAAACAATATAGAAGTACAAACGGCTGCAAACCCACTTGCTTTCCATTTTACGACTATATCCGGAAGGTAGCGGAAAATTAGCGTGAATACTAGGGCTGTGATAATTAAAGATGCGCCCATTTCGAGGAGATTAAAAAGGGTAATAAACTCGGGGTTGAATGTGTTGGATAACCAGTCCTGAAAAATACTCATTGATGCATCGAGAACCAGTGAAATAAGCAGTACCAGCCCCAGGCTTAAAATCAGCCCGAAAGAGAAAAGGCGGTCTCTTAAAAATTTGAGCACATTAAGCTTTAGATTTGATTTTACCCGAATTCGCCAGATATAGTTAATCGAGTTTTGCATGATACTAAAAAGTGTAGTTGCCGAAATGAGAAAAATACCACCCCCGATAAGTGCTCCCAATCCGCTTTTTTCGCCAATGTTATAGTTGTCGATGGCGGTTTGCAAAAGTCGGCTGCTGTCGTTGCCAATCAGTCGCGATACTTCGTTAAAAAGCTTTGCCCGGATAATAGCATCGTTGGTAAACATTCCAAGCACCGAAATAATGATAATAAGAATGGGCGCAATGGAAAAAATAGCAAAAAACGATGTTGTCGCAGCCATTCCAACAGGATTGTTCGCGCTAAATTTTTTTATTGCTTTCAAAACTATTTTTAGGTGATCGCTGAGTATTCTAATCATTTGTTATTCTTATTTCTTCGTTTAAACAATTTGAGTCTGTATTGCTCAGTGCCTCGGTCGCTGATGAGAAATGCATAAGGTTGCAAACTGTCGATTTGCCGCATAATAATTTTTAGAGTTGCCAAAACCGGGATTACTACCAGCATACCGGCTATCCCCCAAATAATATTCGCAAACAATAAACTTAGAATAATCGCCAACGGGTTGATTTTAATGCTGTTGCCCACGATATTTGGTGTTAATAGATTATTCTCAATAAACTGAATGATAACAAACAGTATTACAATTTTTAGCATTGTTGGCAATGGATGTGGAACGGTGAAAAAGACATACATAAACGGAATAAAACCTCCCAAAAACGTTCCGATATAGGGAATAAGGTTTAGCAATGCAGCCAGCACACCAAGAACCATAGCATGTTTAACTCCGACTATTAACAGTCCTACTGAATTAAGGACGGCTAATATGGCAACAACTAAAGAAAGTCCGCCAAGATATTTGGTAATAACTTTCGATATTTCGCGCAGAATAGTGAGTGTTACCAACTTTTTGTCTTTTGAGGTGATTCGTAAAATGAAGTGAGCTGTTTTTGTGCGGTAAAACAACAGAAAGAAGGTAAAGACCGGCAAAATACCAATCTGAAAAATTGTTGTTGTCGTTGTTGTAAAAAGATTACCTATTCCCGATTGCCAGGTGTCAATCACATCTTCTACCGCCTTGTCTAAATAATAATCTACAGTTGAGGCATCGATTTCGAATTTGTCCGTCAGCGCATTTTGCAAACTAAGACTTTTGCTATCAAAATGTTGTTTTACATCGTTA
This genomic interval carries:
- a CDS encoding YhjD/YihY/BrkB family envelope integrity protein, with protein sequence MIRILSDHLKIVLKAIKKFSANNPVGMAATTSFFAIFSIAPILIIIISVLGMFTNDAIIRAKLFNEVSRLIGNDSSRLLQTAIDNYNIGEKSGLGALIGGGIFLISATTLFSIMQNSINYIWRIRVKSNLKLNVLKFLRDRLFSFGLILSLGLVLLISLVLDASMSIFQDWLSNTFNPEFITLFNLLEMGASLIITALVFTLIFRYLPDIVVKWKASGFAAVCTSILFFIGKYLISIFIGKSQLGVIYGAASSFVVILLWIYYVSIIFYFGVQLSYQYSRFYNHENKPLKFAEPFKISAADD
- a CDS encoding AI-2E family transporter, with amino-acid sequence MAQLLLRKYKCTNEMKITGLTKTALYLIITSLILTFIILAKNILIPLVIAIFFSYLIYPLVWKIERWGVNRAISILMVLLVVIILIGGITLLFSLKASNIEIDFNDVKQHFDSKSLSLQNALTDKFEIDASTVDYYLDKAVEDVIDTWQSGIGNLFTTTTTTIFQIGILPVFTFFLLFYRTKTAHFILRITSKDKKLVTLTILREISKVITKYLGGLSLVVAILAVLNSVGLLIVGVKHAMVLGVLAALLNLIPYIGTFLGGFIPFMYVFFTVPHPLPTMLKIVILFVIIQFIENNLLTPNIVGNSIKINPLAIILSLLFANIIWGIAGMLVVIPVLATLKIIMRQIDSLQPYAFLISDRGTEQYRLKLFKRRNKNNK